A window of Oncorhynchus keta strain PuntledgeMale-10-30-2019 unplaced genomic scaffold, Oket_V2 Un_contig_2392_pilon_pilon, whole genome shotgun sequence contains these coding sequences:
- the nup50 gene encoding nuclear pore complex protein Nup50, whose translation MAKRIADKELTDRNWDQEDEGEEAGTFSIASDDVMKSRPIKKAKRRAAGSEGQSGGSFKVFKGFSLAPTSGTGPAAEGITAFSGFGNGVGFKPLSGLSNGNSVRPVTPALTGFTSPTATKTTTPGSLTFSGPSSSAVITGQQSNGSSPAVSSRSLGSSLSSNSGNNQEYSRQLTALNCSVRDWITKHVNGNPLCDLNPIFRDYEKHLASIEKKYGGSGGTGAAVVADGGSESSSRAEEPEERAASTPPPPSSSTAGSTATAPVFSFSKDKDGSATAPVDSSAAPIPAGVSFSLGQKGNSSLLGSLSTGGAPSVSSSSLFGGAAPPAFSFSGAKAEAAPTQTT comes from the exons GCAGGGACATTTTCCATCGCTAGTGATGATGTGATGAAGAGCAGGCCCATCAAGAAGGCCAAACGTCGTGCTGCTGGTTCAGAG GGGCAGAGTGGAGGATCATTCAAAGTGTTTAAAGGGTTCTCCCTGGCCCCTACATCGGGAACCGGGCCAGCCGCTGAGGGGATCACAGCCTTCTCCGGGTTCGGGAATGGGGTAGGGTTTAAACCCCTGTCTGGGCTGTCCAATGGGAACAGTGTCAGACCTGTCACTCCAGCCCTCACCGGGTTCACCTCGCCTACTGCCACCAAGACCACCACACCAG gtTCATTAACATTCAGCGGCCCCTCCTCCAGTGCCGTCATCACAGGGCAGCAGTCTAATGGTTCCTCCCCCGCGGTTTCCAGTCGGTCTCtcggctcctctctctcctctaacagCGGTAACAACCAGGAATACAGTAGGCAGCTCACAGCTCTCAACTGCTCGGTCAGGGACTGGATCACCAAGCACGTCAACGGAAACCCCCTCTGTGACCTAAACCCCATCTTCAGGGACTATGAAAAGCACCTGGCCAGCATCGAGAAGAAGTACGGAGGGAGTGGAGGGACTGGAGCTGCTGTGGTGGCGGACGGAGGCTCAGAGAGCAGTAGCAGAGCAGAGGAACCAGAGGAGCGGGCAGccagtacaccaccaccaccctcctctAGCACCGCCGGCTCGACCGCCACGGCCCCGGTGTTCTCCTTCAGTAAGGACAAGGACGGCAGCGCCACGGCCCCGGTGGACAGCTCAGCCGCTCCGATCCCCGCTGGCGTCAGCTTTAGCTTGGGCCAGAAGGGGAACAGCTCATTGTTGGGGTCTCTGAGCACCGGAGGAGCTCctagtgtctcctcctcctccctgtttgGAGGCGCTGCTCCTCCTGCCTTCTCCTTCAGTGGGGCCAAAGCGGAGGCTGCCCCCACCCAGACCACAG